A window of the Acanthochromis polyacanthus isolate Apoly-LR-REF ecotype Palm Island chromosome 10, KAUST_Apoly_ChrSc, whole genome shotgun sequence genome harbors these coding sequences:
- the sh3rf2 gene encoding LOW QUALITY PROTEIN: E3 ubiquitin-protein ligase SH3RF2 (The sequence of the model RefSeq protein was modified relative to this genomic sequence to represent the inferred CDS: inserted 5 bases in 4 codons), with translation MSGEVVLTPGNSIXPKYKVLDDSRYEDGFDSSGASVAVLQASSQTPQLQPLQQPQPPALCRALFDFNPDEMKLEDSKYCLSFLKGDILTVIRRVDEHWIEAKLGEKVGICPQQFTEPNSVAAKLXKGKSRRGGDSAELHHQTGXGGKDKATDASSRTXHYGAPQVPAKTPILSALPLSSQRKHPAAAAARGNFYQPTTGDNINTVNSFSHKGQPQHSLCPLRPGPHQRSRVNSHRIRRHSDSHRHLLQSEKKMTSETPPTISMALVNPQMPSASADGKNSSTQQLSISVCAVLYSYKPRRPEELELRKGEMVGVYGKFKEGWLRGLSLRTGKVGILPSNYITPVLRTSARLLETKTASASSQYNTVAGKKPTAAKNPAVVLALDRVNADGTIHSAGQVPSVPNGAQHAMSSTGAGKQSFYAGSQGWDTVRRIFNPHRGSNRFSHMTNFNVPSNSQHFAQVQASGYSPAMQRKKNSSILSSSAPRLLSWMTEPAAPSAAAVKKDKGFTALHEATFQQDRQITSGPQSILVRPDAHKSTTDKPAKSVRFLTDEDSPPPRHRTSSWSSGNQVPSNSHLGPPPLEVWAPSLTLGRDGPGIILKEGKGPVLRKGLETAISDINSNPQKLMSLQPSLSAVSAQFSPSRHRVSTTHLAQTDSELSLLQGELVLVHRPRPDGRVLVTQESSGKTGLFHSNVLQALERLS, from the exons ATGTCGGGCGAGGTGGTCCTCACGCCCGGTAATAGCA ACCCAAAATACAAAGTGTTGGACGACTCGCGCTACGAAGACGGCTTTGACAGTAGCGGTGCATCTGTGGCTGTGCTGCAGGCGAGCAGCCAGACGCCTCAGCTGCAGCCCCTCCAGCAGCCCCAGCCGCCGGCTCTCTGCAGGGCGCTGTTTGACTTCAACCCAGACGAGATGAAACTGGAAGACAGTAAATATTGTCTCAGCTTCCTCAAG GGAGACATTCTCACTGTTATCAGGCGGGTGGATGAACACTGGATTGAAGCCAAGCTAGGGGAAAAAGTTGGAATTTGTCCTCAGCAGTTCACAGAG CCAAACTCAGTGGCTGCCAAAC CTAAAGGAAAGAGTCGGAGGGGGGGTGACTCAGCAGAGCTGCACCATCAGACTG GCGGGGGCAAAGACAAGGCCACTGACGCATCCAGTAGGAC CCATTACGGAGCCCCTCAAGTCCCAGCAAAGACACCCATCCTCAGTGCTTTGCCCCTCTCCAGCCAGCGGAAACATCCTGCAGCGGCGGCGGCGCGCGGCAACTTTTATCAGCCGACGACAGGAGACAACATCAACACCGTCAACAGCTTCAGCCATAAGGGTCAGCCACAGCACTCTCTGTGCCCTCTGCGCCCGGGGCCCCATCAGCGCTCCAGAGTTAATTCTCACCGAATTAGACGCCACTCTGACTCACACAGACACCTGTTACAG AGCGAGAAGAAGATGACCAGTGAGACTCCACCCACCATCTCTATGGCTCTGGTGAACCCCCAGATGCCCTCTGCCTCTGCAGACGGCAAAAACTCCTCCACACAGCAGCTCTCTATCAGTGT GTGTGCTGTCCTGTACTCCTACAAGCCACGGAGACCGGAGGAGCTGGAGCTGAGGAAAGGAGAGATGGTGGGAGTGTATGGAAAGTTCAAAGAAGGCTGGCTGCGTGGGTTATCGCTTCGAACCGGCAAAGTAGGCATTCTGCCCAGCAACTACATCACGCCTGTGCTCAG AACCTCAGCCAGACTTCTGGAGACCAAAACAGCTAGTGCGTCCTCGCAGTACAACACGGTAGCTGGAAAGAAACCCACAGCTGCCAAGAATCCTGCTGTAGTCCTTGCTCTTGACAGGGTGAACGCTGATGGAACGATACACTCAGCAGGACAAGTCCCTTCTGTGCCAAATGGAGCACAGCACGCAATGTCATCCACTGGCGCTGGAAAACAATCCTTCTATGCAGGTTCACAAGGTTGGGACACTGTGAGGCGTATTTTTAACCCACACAGAG GATCAAACCGTTTCTCTCATATGACTAATTTCAATGTCCCGTCCAACTCGCAACACTTCGCACAAGTTCAGGCATCCGGCTACTCCCCTGccatgcagaggaagaagaacagCAGCATCTTGTCCAGCTCTGCTCCCAGACTGCTGAGCTGGATGACTGAGCCAGCAGcaccctctgctgctgcagtcaAGAAGGACAAGGGCTTCACTGCTTTACATGAAGCTACATTTCAGCAGGACAGACAAATCACCAGTGGGCCCCAGTCAATTCTCGTCAGACCAGATGCTCACAAGAGCACCACAGACAAG CCTGCAAAGTCAGTGCGGTTCCTCACAGATGAAGACTCCCCTCCTCCAAGACATCGCACCTCCTCTTGGTCATCAGGAAATCAAGTTCCCTCCAACTCCCACCTTGGCCCTCCGCCTTTAGAAGTGTGGGCCCCTTCACTCACCCTGGGAAGAGACGGACCAGGGATCATTCTCAAAGAAGGAAAAGGTCCTGTCCTCAGGAAAGGCCTCGAAACAGCCATCTCAGATATAAATTCTAACCCACAGAAACTAATGTCCTTGCAGCCGTCACTATCAGCCGTGTCAGCTCAGTTCAGCCCCAGCAG ACACAGAGTTTCCACAACGCACTTAGCCCAGACAGACTCGGAGCTTAGTCTGCTTCAAGGAGAGCTCGTCCTGGTCCACAGACCTCGGCCTGATGGACGGGTTCTGGTTACTCAGGAGAGCAGTGGGAAGACAGGTTTATTCCACAGCAATGTTCTTCAAGCCCTTGAGAGGCTCAGCTGA